TATGTGTATTGGTTTAGGTCAAGGTATTGCAACGGTATTCGAACGTCCGTAAAGTGCCGATCGTAAGAAAAGCAAAGCGCCAGTAAGAACTGGCGCTTTTTGAACCCCTCATCTTGCTTGCAACCAGTCTTGATATAACTGCTCACTGGATCCTAGGTAGTCGACCATCCATTGAATCATCTTATGATTTTCATCTTTGCGCCACACTAAGCAGCAATGGCTCAAAGGTTTCTCTTCAGGAAGAATTTTTTCCACCAACAACCCTTCAGCAATCAAAGGGCGCGCAATATGCCGAGGCATATAGCCCACCCCCACACCGTTTTTTAGGCACTCTATCGCACTGTACCAGTTGGGTAGCAGCAATCTGCGCTGCTTGGGATAATGCACTGTGTGTCTCTTGGGTAATAAATTGGAAGTATCATCTAAGCAGATTGCAGGATACTGACTGACGTACTCTTCACTTAATGCCTGCTGTTTCACACACGGATGGCTGGGAGACATGACAAACGCCCAATCTAAAATACCCATTTCACGAACTTCAAAATCTCCTCCAACGGGAATCGCTGCTGTCGCACCGATAACGATATCAGCGCGACCTTGTGAAATCGCTTCCCAAGAACCATTAAACACTTCCATATTGATTTGTAATTCAGCGTAAGGAAAAGTCTGATAGAAATCTTCAATGAGAGGTTTGAGTCGCTCAAGCTTCACCACATTATCCAACGTGAT
This sequence is a window from Vibrio coralliilyticus. Protein-coding genes within it:
- the punR gene encoding DNA-binding transcriptional activator PunR gives rise to the protein MFSQTSLELVDTVARLGSFTAAAEELHKVPSAISYSIRQIEQELDVVLFRRLPRKVELTAAGELFLDQARAMLRQMEEVKAQTRRAAHGWQKTLKITLDNVVKLERLKPLIEDFYQTFPYAELQINMEVFNGSWEAISQGRADIVIGATAAIPVGGDFEVREMGILDWAFVMSPSHPCVKQQALSEEYVSQYPAICLDDTSNLLPKRHTVHYPKQRRLLLPNWYSAIECLKNGVGVGYMPRHIARPLIAEGLLVEKILPEEKPLSHCCLVWRKDENHKMIQWMVDYLGSSEQLYQDWLQAR